The following proteins come from a genomic window of Myroides odoratus DSM 2801:
- a CDS encoding GumC family protein translates to MEGKFDNSENVNINIREELEKYIVHWRWFVVSVFITLVLAFIYLRYTEKTYKVNTTIIVKDEKRGGGISTELSAFADLGMLSGGKSNLENETQILSSRTLAERTVRRLQLNISYINEGRVVNSELYNNSPIDFNFIERVFDFDQLSYTFFVKDITDTSFTLLDKEKVKLGTFEYNTPIETILGKLIVTKNQPKPISTLKKGTEGETEESEEMEDVSNITVEIKPIEQVTDYFVKNVQIAPTDKFSSILDLSLLSPTPAKAVDYLDNLITLYNDAAIADKRYISEKTSEFIDSRLKLITDELSDVEKTVEGYKSKNSITDIPTELGLYLQNANVYDKQIIENETELKVVSSLIDFLRSSKQNELLPGNIVSSDPSSNSLINQYNTLVLERNKISSSSTDLNPAVIRLDDQISAMKASVLASLNRLESSLKITKKELESKEFELRSKLSQVPRQEREFRIIDRQQKVKEAIYLYLFQKREETAITLAATDLNAKVIDTAKSSDKPVSPKKAIILLAALILGGLIPFAVIYLRLLLDTKVKNRLDIENNTDVPFLGDIPHSDDHENIIDLSSRSSSAEALRIIRTNLEFMLGNVKEGMAKTIFLTSTFPKEGKTFTSVNLAATIALSGKRTLLIGMDLRNPRLDDYLNLPSKGVSDYLLRKNIDIDQFIVKVEGYENFFALPAGTIPPNPAELLMGNAIQAMFTKLKAEYDYIVVDTAPVSLVTDTLLVSKFADTFIYVTRANYLDKRMLKLPTDLHREGKLKNMSIILNDTTTMKGYGGYGYGYGYGYGYGHDVLEDKRPWWKKLLNLK, encoded by the coding sequence ATGGAAGGAAAATTCGACAATAGTGAAAATGTAAACATTAATATTCGAGAAGAATTAGAGAAATATATTGTACACTGGAGATGGTTTGTAGTTAGTGTTTTTATTACATTGGTTCTGGCTTTTATCTACCTTCGTTATACAGAAAAGACCTATAAAGTTAATACAACTATTATAGTAAAAGACGAAAAAAGAGGAGGCGGTATTTCTACTGAGCTTTCTGCATTTGCAGACTTAGGAATGCTATCAGGAGGCAAGAGTAACCTTGAAAATGAAACTCAGATTTTATCTTCTCGTACTTTAGCAGAACGAACAGTGCGTCGTTTGCAATTGAATATTTCTTATATCAACGAAGGTCGTGTTGTCAATAGTGAGCTTTACAATAATAGTCCTATTGATTTCAATTTCATCGAACGTGTATTTGATTTCGATCAATTGAGTTATACCTTCTTTGTAAAAGATATCACCGATACATCATTTACACTTTTAGATAAAGAGAAAGTTAAGTTAGGTACTTTTGAATACAATACCCCTATTGAAACTATTTTAGGAAAGTTAATTGTTACAAAAAACCAACCTAAACCAATTTCTACCCTTAAAAAAGGAACAGAAGGAGAAACTGAAGAAAGCGAAGAAATGGAAGATGTCAGCAATATTACTGTTGAGATCAAACCTATTGAACAAGTAACTGATTACTTTGTTAAAAATGTTCAAATCGCTCCTACAGATAAGTTTTCAAGTATCCTTGACTTATCGTTATTAAGTCCAACTCCAGCAAAGGCAGTGGACTATTTAGATAACTTAATCACCCTATACAACGATGCTGCTATTGCAGATAAGCGTTATATCTCAGAAAAGACTTCTGAATTCATTGATAGTCGCTTAAAACTCATCACTGATGAATTAAGTGATGTTGAAAAAACAGTAGAAGGTTATAAATCAAAAAACAGCATTACAGATATCCCTACTGAATTGGGGTTATACTTGCAAAATGCCAATGTTTATGACAAGCAAATCATTGAGAATGAAACAGAATTAAAAGTAGTTTCCTCTTTGATTGATTTCTTGAGAAGTAGCAAACAAAATGAGTTATTACCAGGTAATATTGTTTCTTCGGATCCGAGTTCTAACTCGTTAATTAATCAATACAATACCTTAGTCTTAGAGCGCAATAAGATTTCATCTAGTTCTACGGATTTAAACCCTGCTGTTATTCGATTAGACGATCAAATTTCAGCGATGAAAGCTTCGGTATTAGCTAGCTTAAATCGTTTAGAAAGCTCTTTAAAAATCACAAAGAAAGAATTAGAAAGCAAAGAGTTTGAATTGCGTTCAAAACTTTCTCAAGTGCCTAGACAAGAAAGAGAATTTAGAATTATCGATAGACAACAAAAGGTAAAAGAGGCTATTTACTTATACCTTTTCCAAAAAAGAGAAGAAACGGCTATTACTTTAGCTGCTACTGATCTTAATGCAAAAGTGATTGACACGGCAAAGAGTTCTGATAAACCCGTTTCACCTAAAAAGGCAATTATTTTATTAGCGGCCTTAATCTTAGGAGGATTAATTCCTTTTGCAGTGATTTACTTGCGTTTACTATTGGATACGAAAGTAAAAAATCGCTTGGATATTGAGAATAATACAGATGTACCGTTCTTGGGAGATATTCCGCATTCGGATGATCACGAAAATATCATTGATTTATCTAGTCGATCAAGTTCAGCTGAAGCCTTGCGTATTATACGTACGAACTTAGAGTTTATGTTGGGGAATGTGAAAGAAGGCATGGCTAAAACCATTTTCCTTACCTCTACATTTCCAAAAGAAGGTAAAACCTTTACCTCTGTAAACTTAGCTGCGACAATTGCACTTTCTGGTAAACGTACGCTTTTAATTGGAATGGACTTGCGTAATCCTCGTTTAGATGATTACTTGAACCTACCATCGAAAGGGGTATCAGATTATCTTTTAAGAAAGAATATTGATATTGATCAATTCATCGTCAAAGTGGAAGGATACGAGAATTTCTTTGCCTTACCAGCGGGAACTATTCCACCAAATCCTGCCGAGTTATTGATGGGGAATGCAATTCAGGCGATGTTTACCAAACTAAAAGCAGAATACGACTATATCGTTGTGGATACAGCACCTGTTAGTTTAGTAACGGATACATTGTTGGTAAGTAAATTTGCTGATACGTTTATCTACGTAACACGCGCTAACTATCTAGACAAACGCATGTTAAAACTTCCTACGGATTTACACCGCGAAGGCAAGTTGAAAAACATGTCTATCATCTTAAATGACACAACGACCATGAAAGGATATGGTGGCTATGGTTACGGCTATGGTTATGGTTACGGTTACGGACACGATGTGTTAGAAGATAAACGTCCATGGTGGAAAAAGCTTTTGAATTTAAAATAA
- a CDS encoding NADP-dependent isocitrate dehydrogenase, with protein sequence MTQNSKILYTFTDEAPMLATYSFLPIVQAFAQTAGIDVETRDISLAGRILANFPEYLKEEQRIGDALAELGELAKSPEANIIKLPNISASIPQLNAAIKELQAHGFAVPNYPAEPKNDEEKEIKAKYAKILGSAVNPVLREGNSDRRAPKAVKNYAKKHPHSMGAWATNSQTRVASMADGDFYGTEKSVTVAQNAKFKIEFVGADGSTKLLKDYAPLLQGEVIDSTVLNLNKLKAFVSECKEEAKAKNILFSTHLKATMMKVSDPIIFGAVVEGYFADVYAKYAAVFAELGISPNNGLGDLYAKIAGHALENEIKAAIDTAIAQGPAIAMVNSDKGITNLHVPSDVIVDASMPAMIRTSGQMWNKEGKQQDTLAIIPDRCYAGVYETVIEDCKVNGAYNPTTMGSVPNVGLMAQKAEEYGSHDKTFQADAVGSIRVSDENNNVFFEQAVEAGDIFRMCQTKDAPIQDWVKLAVNRARLSETPAIFWLDENRAHDRELIKKVNEYLKQYDTTGLDIRILSPIEATKVSVERIRQGLDTISVTGNVLRDYLTDLFPILEVGTSAKMLSIVPLMNGGGLFETGAGGSAPKHIEQFIEEGYLRWDSLGEFLALGASFEHLSQTQNNAKALVLAETLDEATAKFLDNDKSPARRVGSIDNRGSHFYLAMYWAEALAAQSKDAELKAKFAPIAKAMNENEAKINEELIGAQGKAQEIGGYYQSNPEATAKAMRPSATLNTIIDTI encoded by the coding sequence ATGACACAAAATTCTAAAATCCTTTACACGTTTACAGACGAAGCTCCAATGTTAGCTACGTATTCTTTCTTACCGATCGTTCAGGCTTTTGCTCAGACTGCAGGTATTGATGTAGAAACAAGAGATATTTCTTTAGCTGGACGTATTTTAGCAAATTTCCCTGAGTATTTAAAAGAGGAACAAAGAATTGGCGATGCTTTAGCTGAATTAGGAGAATTGGCAAAAAGCCCAGAAGCAAACATTATCAAATTACCGAATATTTCTGCTTCTATTCCCCAATTAAACGCTGCGATTAAAGAACTTCAAGCGCATGGATTTGCTGTTCCTAATTATCCTGCGGAACCTAAAAATGACGAAGAGAAAGAAATCAAAGCTAAATATGCTAAAATTTTAGGATCTGCTGTAAACCCTGTATTACGCGAAGGGAACTCTGACCGTAGAGCACCAAAAGCAGTAAAGAATTACGCAAAAAAACATCCACATTCAATGGGAGCTTGGGCTACAAACTCACAAACAAGAGTGGCGTCTATGGCAGATGGTGATTTTTATGGTACTGAAAAATCAGTAACTGTTGCACAAAATGCTAAATTCAAAATTGAATTTGTTGGTGCAGATGGTTCTACAAAATTATTGAAAGATTATGCTCCTCTTTTACAAGGAGAAGTAATTGATTCAACGGTTTTAAACTTAAATAAATTAAAAGCGTTTGTTTCTGAATGTAAAGAAGAAGCAAAAGCAAAAAATATTTTATTCTCTACACACTTAAAAGCAACCATGATGAAGGTTTCAGACCCTATCATTTTTGGAGCTGTAGTAGAAGGATACTTCGCTGATGTTTATGCGAAGTACGCAGCTGTATTTGCTGAATTAGGTATTAGTCCAAACAATGGTTTAGGTGATTTATATGCTAAGATTGCAGGACACGCTTTAGAAAACGAAATTAAAGCGGCTATCGATACAGCTATTGCACAAGGACCAGCTATTGCAATGGTAAACTCAGACAAAGGAATTACAAACTTACACGTTCCTTCTGACGTAATCGTAGACGCTTCTATGCCTGCAATGATCCGTACTTCAGGTCAAATGTGGAATAAAGAAGGAAAACAACAAGATACATTAGCAATTATTCCAGACCGTTGCTATGCTGGAGTATATGAAACTGTAATCGAAGATTGTAAAGTAAATGGTGCTTACAACCCTACGACTATGGGATCAGTACCAAACGTTGGTTTAATGGCTCAAAAAGCAGAAGAATACGGATCTCATGATAAAACGTTCCAAGCTGATGCAGTAGGATCAATCCGCGTTTCTGATGAAAACAACAACGTGTTCTTTGAACAAGCTGTTGAAGCTGGAGATATCTTCAGAATGTGTCAAACGAAAGATGCTCCAATCCAAGACTGGGTTAAATTAGCAGTAAACCGCGCTCGTTTATCTGAAACACCAGCAATCTTCTGGTTAGATGAAAACAGAGCTCACGATAGAGAATTAATCAAAAAAGTAAACGAATACTTAAAACAATACGATACAACAGGTTTAGACATCCGTATCTTGAGCCCAATTGAAGCTACTAAAGTTTCTGTTGAGCGCATCCGTCAAGGATTAGATACTATTTCTGTAACAGGAAACGTATTGCGTGATTACTTAACTGATTTATTCCCAATCTTAGAAGTTGGTACTTCTGCAAAAATGCTTTCAATCGTTCCTTTAATGAACGGTGGAGGATTATTCGAAACAGGTGCTGGTGGATCTGCTCCAAAACACATCGAACAATTCATCGAAGAAGGTTATTTGCGTTGGGATTCATTAGGAGAGTTCTTAGCTTTGGGTGCTTCTTTTGAACACTTAAGCCAAACTCAAAATAATGCAAAAGCATTAGTATTAGCTGAAACATTAGATGAAGCTACTGCTAAGTTCTTAGATAACGATAAGTCACCTGCTCGTAGAGTTGGATCTATCGACAACCGTGGATCTCATTTCTATTTAGCTATGTATTGGGCTGAAGCATTAGCGGCTCAATCGAAAGATGCAGAATTAAAAGCTAAATTTGCACCTATCGCTAAAGCAATGAATGAAAACGAAGCGAAAATTAACGAAGAGTTAATCGGAGCTCAAGGTAAAGCGCAAGAAATTGGTGGGTACTATCAATCAAACCCAGAAGCAACTGCAAAAGCAATGCGTCCAAGTGCTACATTGAATACAATTATTGATACTATCTAG
- the purB gene encoding adenylosuccinate lyase, with product MLTELNAISPIDGRYRSKTQSLAQYFSEEALIKYRVLVEVEYFIALCEYNLPQLSGISPNLFPELRKLYKDFTAEDALWIKEKEKITNHDVKAVEYFIKDAFDRLGLESYKEFIHFGLTSQDINNTSIPLLTKEAFHEVYMPLFLSVVNKLKELSQEWSDVPMLARTHGQPASPTRLGKEIQVFVQRLEEQLRLLNNVPFAAKFGGATGNFNAHHVAYPKNDWKQFGEDFVELSLGLKYSFPTTQIEHYDHFAAFFDALKRINTILIDLDRDIWTYVSMDYFKQKIKAGEIGSSAMPHKVNPIDFENSEGNLGIANAIFEHLAAKLPLSRLQRDLTDSTVLRNIGVPMGHTIIAFESTLKGLNKLLLNADKFAEDLDRNWAVVAEAIQTILRREGYPNPYEALKDLTRTNTVINKESIHNFIETLAVSDAIKTELKQITPSNYLGVK from the coding sequence ATGCTGACAGAACTGAATGCTATATCGCCTATTGATGGACGTTATAGAAGTAAAACCCAATCCTTAGCACAATACTTCTCAGAAGAAGCTCTAATCAAGTATAGAGTTTTAGTTGAGGTAGAATATTTTATTGCGCTGTGTGAATATAATCTTCCGCAATTAAGTGGGATTTCCCCTAATCTATTTCCAGAGTTACGAAAATTATACAAAGATTTTACAGCAGAAGATGCCCTTTGGATTAAGGAAAAAGAAAAAATAACGAACCACGATGTAAAAGCTGTTGAGTATTTTATCAAAGATGCTTTTGATCGTTTAGGATTAGAGTCGTACAAAGAATTTATCCATTTTGGATTAACTTCTCAAGACATCAATAATACTTCTATTCCGTTATTAACAAAAGAAGCTTTTCATGAAGTGTATATGCCTTTATTTCTTTCTGTAGTTAATAAACTGAAAGAATTAAGCCAAGAGTGGAGTGATGTTCCTATGTTGGCAAGAACACATGGGCAACCAGCTTCTCCAACGCGTTTAGGAAAGGAAATTCAAGTATTTGTACAACGTTTGGAAGAGCAATTGCGCTTGTTGAATAACGTGCCTTTTGCTGCGAAATTTGGCGGAGCAACAGGAAACTTCAACGCGCACCATGTAGCTTATCCAAAAAATGATTGGAAGCAATTTGGAGAAGATTTCGTTGAATTGAGTTTAGGATTGAAATATTCATTCCCAACTACACAAATTGAACATTACGATCACTTTGCTGCTTTCTTCGATGCACTGAAACGCATCAATACCATTTTGATTGATTTAGATCGCGATATCTGGACCTATGTTTCCATGGATTATTTCAAACAAAAAATTAAAGCGGGTGAGATTGGATCTTCAGCCATGCCACATAAAGTAAATCCGATTGATTTTGAAAACTCAGAAGGAAACTTGGGAATTGCGAATGCTATCTTTGAGCATTTAGCTGCAAAACTTCCTTTATCAAGATTGCAACGTGATTTAACGGATAGTACGGTCTTGAGAAATATTGGAGTACCAATGGGGCATACAATCATCGCTTTTGAATCTACGTTGAAGGGATTGAATAAGCTCTTGCTAAATGCAGATAAATTTGCTGAAGATTTAGATCGAAATTGGGCTGTAGTAGCGGAAGCAATTCAAACTATTTTAAGACGAGAAGGATATCCAAACCCATACGAAGCTTTAAAAGATTTGACGCGTACCAATACGGTAATCAATAAAGAATCGATTCACAATTTTATTGAAACACTTGCGGTAAGTGATGCAATAAAAACAGAATTAAAACAAATTACTCCAAGTAATTATTTAGGAGTTAAATAA
- a CDS encoding DUF2911 domain-containing protein: protein MIKKFVITSLAVFALSVAQAQVQTPPTSTKSEVHQVVGLTDVKIDYSRPNMRGRLVFGDLVPYGRLWRTGANMNTVVSFANDVEIDGKVLKKGSYAIYTIPKVEEWEVIFYKDTNNWGLPEKWDESKIALSTKVKVQNLDRKFETFTMAINNVNIDYADLEIMWERSLVPVRFKVPTDNLAMESITETFEGPKIVDYYAAAEYFYLTGKDLSKALSWINNAIDKSGEKVPYYFVRLKSQIQAKAGDKIGAVATAKVALDLAEKANNLDYVKMNKDAIKEWSKAI, encoded by the coding sequence ATGATAAAAAAGTTTGTTATTACCAGTTTGGCCGTATTTGCCTTATCCGTTGCGCAAGCACAAGTGCAAACACCGCCAACGAGTACAAAATCGGAAGTGCATCAGGTAGTGGGACTAACAGATGTCAAAATTGACTATTCTAGACCTAATATGCGCGGACGTTTGGTGTTTGGTGATTTAGTTCCCTATGGACGTTTATGGCGCACAGGTGCCAATATGAATACCGTTGTTTCTTTTGCTAATGATGTGGAAATTGACGGAAAAGTATTGAAAAAAGGATCGTATGCAATTTATACCATTCCAAAAGTAGAGGAGTGGGAAGTGATTTTTTATAAAGACACCAACAATTGGGGGTTACCAGAAAAATGGGATGAATCTAAAATTGCATTATCTACGAAAGTAAAGGTGCAAAACTTAGATCGCAAATTTGAAACGTTTACCATGGCGATCAATAACGTAAATATTGATTACGCTGATTTGGAAATCATGTGGGAGCGCAGTTTAGTTCCAGTGCGTTTCAAAGTGCCAACTGATAACTTAGCCATGGAAAGTATTACTGAAACTTTTGAAGGTCCTAAAATCGTAGATTACTATGCTGCTGCAGAGTATTTTTATTTGACAGGAAAGGATTTATCTAAAGCTTTGTCGTGGATTAATAATGCGATTGATAAATCAGGAGAGAAAGTACCATACTATTTTGTTCGATTGAAATCTCAAATTCAAGCAAAAGCAGGGGATAAAATTGGAGCCGTAGCGACAGCAAAAGTGGCGCTAGATTTAGCTGAAAAAGCAAATAATCTAGACTACGTAAAAATGAATAAAGACGCAATTAAAGAGTGGTCTAAAGCAATTTAA
- a CDS encoding protein-disulfide reductase DsbD family protein: MKKLAYLLFFFISIFTVQAQMMENPAKWTTKIEKKSDTEYTITWNGIIQDGWHMYSQYTADGGPLPTEFIYNNIDGNYELVGDAKESETKTVYNDIFEVDETYFVGPVQLVQEIKLTNADTPNIQVELGYQVCLDVCISQSNLFVYDLKTLQVTEVENFEAYENKTATAKESEAAATDTKATAPKSEEKRGLFTIFILAFFSGFAALLTPCVFPMIPMTVSFFTKQSKTRAKGIKNAIIYGLSIILIYVVLGTIVTAIFGADSLNALSTNVYFNIIFFLLLVVFATSFLGAFEIMLPNSWANKVDSQADRGGIIGILFMALALAIVSFSCTGPIVGTLLVEAASKGGIAPIVGMLGFSLALALPFMLFAMFPGWLNSMPRSGGWLNTVKVSLGFLELALAFKFLSNADLVLQAHWLEREVFLAIWITIFGAWALYLFGKIRLPHDSPMDSISVGRLFMGLFVTTFTIYLVPGLWGAPLKIISGFPPPMTYSESPYGVGGKGGSGGASTTEVLPEGAKYGAHDIVAFTDYEQGMAYAKSVNKPVLLDFTGFACVNCRKMEDYVWSDPAILALLKNEVVLISLYVDDKKELPENEQYISETTGKKIKTIGNKWSDFQMKHYHANAQPYYIVLDAEGQRLSEPVGYTPDVEEYKAWLEGGIQKIK, translated from the coding sequence ATGAAAAAATTAGCTTATTTGCTATTTTTCTTTATATCTATTTTCACGGTTCAGGCGCAGATGATGGAAAATCCTGCCAAATGGACAACGAAAATTGAAAAGAAATCCGATACAGAATATACCATCACATGGAATGGTATTATTCAAGATGGATGGCATATGTACTCTCAATATACAGCTGATGGAGGACCCTTGCCAACCGAATTTATATACAACAATATAGATGGAAATTATGAACTCGTTGGTGACGCCAAAGAGAGTGAAACAAAAACCGTTTATAACGATATCTTTGAAGTGGATGAGACTTATTTTGTAGGTCCTGTTCAATTGGTACAAGAAATCAAATTAACAAATGCTGATACACCGAATATTCAAGTAGAATTGGGATATCAAGTGTGTTTAGATGTTTGTATCAGTCAGAGTAATTTGTTCGTATATGATTTAAAAACACTTCAAGTTACGGAAGTGGAGAATTTTGAGGCTTATGAAAATAAGACAGCTACAGCAAAAGAAAGCGAAGCAGCCGCAACAGATACAAAAGCAACTGCTCCTAAATCAGAAGAGAAAAGAGGATTATTTACCATCTTCATTTTAGCTTTCTTCTCAGGTTTTGCAGCTTTATTGACGCCTTGTGTGTTTCCAATGATTCCAATGACCGTGAGTTTCTTTACAAAACAAAGTAAAACACGCGCGAAAGGAATTAAAAACGCGATTATCTATGGTTTATCGATCATCTTAATTTATGTAGTATTAGGAACGATTGTAACCGCAATCTTTGGAGCAGATTCATTGAATGCATTGTCAACAAACGTGTATTTTAATATCATTTTCTTCTTGTTGTTAGTTGTGTTTGCAACGTCTTTCTTAGGGGCATTTGAAATTATGTTACCCAATTCTTGGGCGAATAAAGTAGATTCACAAGCCGATCGCGGTGGTATTATCGGTATCTTGTTTATGGCTTTAGCTTTAGCTATTGTTTCATTCTCTTGTACTGGACCTATCGTAGGTACTTTGTTAGTAGAAGCAGCTTCTAAAGGTGGAATTGCTCCAATCGTTGGTATGTTAGGTTTTTCTTTAGCATTAGCGCTTCCATTTATGTTGTTTGCGATGTTCCCAGGATGGTTAAACTCTATGCCGCGTTCTGGAGGATGGTTAAACACAGTAAAAGTTTCTTTGGGATTCTTAGAATTAGCATTAGCGTTTAAATTTTTATCCAATGCAGATCTTGTATTACAAGCACACTGGTTAGAAAGAGAAGTGTTCTTAGCGATTTGGATTACCATTTTCGGAGCTTGGGCCTTATATTTATTTGGTAAGATTCGATTACCACACGATAGCCCAATGGATAGTATTTCCGTAGGACGTTTATTCATGGGATTATTCGTTACAACGTTTACCATCTATTTGGTACCTGGATTATGGGGAGCACCCTTAAAGATTATCTCTGGTTTTCCACCTCCAATGACATACTCAGAAAGCCCTTATGGCGTGGGGGGTAAAGGTGGATCAGGAGGAGCTTCTACGACTGAAGTTTTACCAGAAGGAGCGAAGTACGGTGCGCATGATATCGTTGCTTTTACCGATTACGAACAAGGAATGGCGTATGCCAAATCAGTAAATAAACCAGTATTGCTTGATTTTACAGGATTTGCTTGTGTGAATTGTCGTAAAATGGAGGATTACGTTTGGTCAGATCCTGCAATCTTAGCTTTATTGAAAAATGAAGTGGTCTTGATTTCACTGTATGTAGATGATAAAAAAGAATTGCCAGAAAATGAGCAATACATATCGGAAACAACAGGAAAGAAAATCAAAACTATCGGAAATAAATGGAGTGATTTCCAAATGAAGCACTACCATGCCAATGCACAACCTTACTATATTGTGTTGGATGCAGAAGGACAACGTTTGTCTGAACCCGTTGGATATACTCCAGATGTGGAAGAATACAAAGCGTGGTTAGAAGGCGGTATTCAAAAAATAAAATAA
- the tilS gene encoding tRNA lysidine(34) synthetase TilS, producing the protein MENKFRKHLESNFAELIQYPILLAVSGGVDSVVLLHLCHQVGLNVAVAHCNFHLREEDSNLDQQFVEGLSAQLKVPFFVKEFDTNHYAVENKVSIQVAAREQRYVWFEEVLKQEKYQYLLTAHHLDDSMETFFINFSRGTGIEGLLGIPEKTDYIRRPLLVFTRAEIEAYANKNQLTWREDYTNAQTKYLRNKIRKNILPVFKEINQHMDQTFQQTIGFLKEAHQMSEDASQMMFEKVVLKQGEDLLFPLKELSELSLPKAYLYKWLEPYGFKAWNDIADLVKAETGKKILAENYCLIKDRGYLLLRLKSKMVEESEDSFYIQENQTITKPIYLTSTNYERNEIELTTDPLCAYLDRDKLQFPLLIRKPKKGDYFVPFGMKGTKRISKYVKDEKMTQIEKENIWLLCSGDTIVWIIGSRMDERFKVRNTTTNVLKIKLTV; encoded by the coding sequence ATGGAAAATAAGTTTAGAAAGCATCTTGAATCAAATTTTGCTGAATTGATACAATACCCTATTTTACTTGCTGTTAGCGGTGGAGTAGATAGTGTTGTTTTATTACATTTATGTCATCAAGTAGGACTAAATGTTGCAGTAGCACATTGTAACTTCCACTTAAGAGAGGAAGATAGTAATCTAGATCAACAGTTTGTTGAAGGCCTTAGTGCGCAACTAAAAGTGCCTTTCTTTGTAAAAGAATTTGATACCAATCACTATGCAGTAGAAAATAAAGTATCCATTCAAGTTGCTGCAAGAGAACAACGCTATGTTTGGTTTGAAGAAGTTTTAAAACAAGAAAAATACCAATATTTATTGACTGCGCATCACTTGGATGATTCGATGGAAACTTTTTTTATCAATTTTTCGAGGGGAACGGGCATCGAAGGATTGCTAGGGATACCAGAGAAAACAGACTATATTCGGCGGCCACTGTTAGTATTTACTAGGGCAGAAATTGAGGCGTATGCAAATAAGAATCAACTCACTTGGCGAGAAGATTATACAAATGCGCAGACAAAATATTTGCGAAATAAGATAAGAAAAAATATCTTGCCTGTTTTTAAGGAAATCAATCAGCACATGGATCAAACTTTCCAACAGACCATTGGATTTTTGAAAGAAGCACATCAAATGAGTGAGGATGCAAGTCAAATGATGTTTGAAAAAGTAGTGCTGAAGCAAGGGGAGGACCTCTTGTTTCCCTTAAAAGAATTAAGTGAATTGTCATTACCTAAAGCCTATTTGTATAAATGGTTAGAACCTTACGGTTTTAAAGCGTGGAACGATATTGCGGATTTAGTAAAGGCAGAAACAGGAAAGAAAATCCTGGCGGAAAACTATTGCTTAATTAAAGATAGAGGATACCTCTTACTGCGATTAAAAAGCAAAATGGTGGAAGAGTCAGAAGATTCTTTCTATATACAAGAGAACCAAACTATTACAAAACCAATATACTTAACATCAACTAATTATGAAAGAAATGAAATTGAACTGACGACGGATCCCTTATGCGCTTATCTTGACCGAGATAAATTGCAGTTTCCGTTGCTGATTCGCAAACCCAAGAAAGGTGATTATTTCGTGCCTTTTGGAATGAAAGGAACAAAGCGAATTTCAAAATATGTAAAAGATGAGAAAATGACCCAAATAGAAAAAGAAAATATTTGGTTATTGTGCTCAGGTGATACTATTGTATGGATTATTGGAAGTCGAATGGATGAACGATTTAAAGTAAGAAATACAACTACTAATGTTTTAAAAATTAAATTAACCGTATGA